A genomic region of Oryza glaberrima chromosome 1, OglaRS2, whole genome shotgun sequence contains the following coding sequences:
- the LOC127760221 gene encoding uncharacterized protein LOC127760221 isoform X1, whose product MGEPDELPPLPLALHPPHLIPPAPAADPRALSFLPDLGGLPWVAYGAASFLVVSHLPSPPREGSSSGGGGGGGDDGPFFRQAIDLRAPVSAVSWCRRGGGELAAAAGSSVSVFQPAPSSSPGSFGWVLRWAITETFAVAAVAWTGSGDGILLAGEGVAMWARAESSWQLAWRCSPQVAQSLASATHLLQGPVATAAAAPSSEGSVPPVLVIVNDAKVGVEKVELAHPKPVSMIQWRPRSLFVSDQSEVRREILMTCCLDGTLRLWSEDEAAKSKKHRVLQRSFSVIAVIEMSNTLNGVLGVDITVKWAIETGSVVSRDEDGNFTLFSGDPGHNQVGKCEWLVSAGPEASVNFWAVHCIDDVSPPRYPRITLWKQVKLQSQTQSASGQQKSIDDSFFVEAVISRGLSSGPPTTCSLLHLLHDNSFIWSRLSSNLSLNSGGHALSDSAKSLSCYSSQTINQHGHNGSIKQVSVHPYSCEIELAVSMDSSRTLHFWSLSTLSTLISTLHAPTYPLWKLLCKFDLCDIQADVEYSCLCWAPSVIQQNRFLVLGSEKGADCFVVSIQNEGDILSCQKMFTIPFFEGSNAEGPPDSIHTIPLASNCDGPFVNNSFVVVCLWRTSFQALSWKVVLHLENQNKCGMCLCGFSASSLSTADQGRHGTYLNADMFSAVICKGSSVFPTCLDGEYPTCISATPLNNTVLSLQQHGSGTASCYHIATGYSDGTVKLWKMSFADNPLHTEKESHIWQLVGTFGADRGPITAISLSNCGRIATVVRNVQKNTTYIHIWKAVKLMGDGSFLLEDALTLQGPVVGLDWLSLGDGRFLLAVYLLNELHIYSHKHPSFKNVLHTVNSKEKHLWSCIALSHSPHDIASFLWGPKATGVLVHKNHLALFSSWLVRANESSTHICDCPAADIHELPCTKHFNEDIFGRFSLSENYSNTMLLQKHSAHCSNDLWNLLDIAAKMSGPLASYHPRALIQSLYSGQWKRANTVLQHLVQSMQANKISNALLECSFCGKSCHNIPECPLSESFTDMTSNDISNRGFLWGDNQRSTAFSLLSPSNSYPRMEDINTTTSTSQSSEINKLLAMNVSISTISDMERTQIVALSDLLGKITDQSHASPYKSLDEAGRRFWVAVQFERLYALRRSEDPSSAEVFHVDSASIAWALQSDCQDDLLNSVLPAEPSWFEMRNLGMGLWYTNVSQLRTRMEKLARLQYLKSKDPKDCALLYIALNRTKVLVGLFKISRDEKDKRLYEFLSRNFQEEKHKSAALKNAYVLMGRHQWELAIAFFLLGGDTSSAISVCAKNLQDEQLAIVICRLLEGSGGPLERNLIANVLLPEAVDKGDHWLSSLLEWMLGNYSQSVNQLLDCHLKSLIEESSIPGDTNVFADPGVGQYCAIIATKSSFRNCVGEAQSANLSKLSLAMASCALNRCGLPLEALEYLCCNSGIEGKDNTSLDGGDKKIVYGILNPFHASSNWLSASVVSDVESNLKITMASKYLSRMLRNQSLCSRCGLPLTKDKVLKEFNSNHVNELSRDVKAALQVFDKKFSLQVADIAEKILTFCCNDGILFLAYVLLWGSISSDVGTGTCGLEGCAFHPIDYMFMVSSKESCKFLTQYVVSCCFICSTLNMDCANTTPCTMKVGKYIMASLSHFLSTSRLLLKQDKTRTFVLGRTSAMLTVMDLLEYNMEFSFSWLCHDIKALLTMTSPVIGVCVNRESFQVLLDQLLQAVHDKIHGVSIGTDGGTVNGLLCNIQQEKSENQSLPIDEKWHLIGISLWTRLSSFMKQFLTEFVEKERIELETSASDVEFKDLISSVVAKFLMGSLHFVSSLLVKLHASFFREKVLKKLNSSVLFWLSQPRSNNNSHEQFSSIFQLANSENIEVFFDTLWEISAHPVDICTAFVDEEVNCFPLNSISLTRSWKAMTEATLVESENNFAQRSEENRDNFSSKNDEKIQRSIDNTPYGVEVTFEPKRKGLIADFERPRELVRRNGELLEAICLNSINEQQGAIATNRKGLVFFNWNDQQHNKNLAEYIWAGSDWPLDGWAGCESTPTSTSFSPSVGLGRRKGSHLSSGGPTISLGSLAKPGRDLTGGGAFGIPGYAGIGASGFGWGEPEEFEDFVDPPATLENIHSRALSRHPSLPLLLVGSSNTHVYLWEFGKESAMATYGVLPAANIPPPYALASISAVQFDYYGQRFATAALDGTVCTWQVEVGGRSNVHPTESSLCFNTHASDVAFLTASGSVLAAAGCSSNGANVVIWDTLAPPSTCQTSIMCHEGGVRSLSVFDRNIGCGSISPLIVTGGKSGDVTLHDFRFISTGKTKHHRSSNEHDVKASSTSMHDTKSGTSNGVSNSGMIWHIPKAHTGSVSSVSTIPNTSLFLTGSKDGDVKLWDAKSSQLVFHWQKLHERHTFFQPTSRGFGGVVRAAVTDIQVLPNGFVSCGGDGSVKLVQVKNDFADVRPH is encoded by the exons atGGGGGAGCCGGacgagctgccgccgctgccgctcgccctcCACCCACCGCATCTCatcccgccggcgcccgccgccgacccccgcgccctctccttcctccccgaCCTCGGCGGCCTCCCCTGGGTCGCCtacggcgccgcctccttcctcgtcgtctcccacctcccctcccctccccgcgagggaagcagcagcggcggcggcggtggcggtggcgacgatggCCCGTTCTTCCGCCAGGCCATCGACCTCCGTGCCCCCGTGTCCGCCGTCTCCTGGTGCCGACGTGGCGggggcgagctcgccgccgccgccgggagctcCGTGTCCGTGTTCCAGCCGGCGCCGTCCTCTTCCCCAG GATCGTTTGGTTGGGTGCTGAGATGGGCTATCACCGAGACtttcgctgtcgccgccgtggcctggacgggctccggcgacggcaTTCTGTTGGCCGGCGAGGGCGTTGCCATGTGGGCTAGGGCAGAATCCTCTTGGCAGCTCGCTTGGAGGTGCTCACCTCAGGTGGCTCAGTCCCTTGCCTCTGCTACACACTTGCTCCAGGGCCCCGTCGCGACAGCGGCCGCTGCTCCTTCATCCGAGGGCAGCGTGCCTCCTGTTCTGGTGATCGTGAATGATGCCAAGGTGGGTGTGGAGAAAGTCGAGCTTGCGCATCCTAAACCAGTATCCATGATCCAGTGGAGACCTAGGTCGTTGTTTGTCAGTGATCAGTCTGAAGTGAGGCGAGAGATACTCATGACGTGCTGCTTGGACGGGACTCTCCGGCTGTGGAGCGAGGATGAGGCAGCCAAGTCAAAGAAGCATCGGGTTTTGCAAAGGTCCTTCAGTGTCATTGCGGTAATTGAGATGAGCAACACTCTGAATGGAGTGCTGGGAGTTGATATAACTGTGAAATGGGCGATTGAAACTGGCAGTGTTGTATCGAGAGATGAAGATGGCAATTTCACATTGTTTTCAGGTGACCCTGGGCACAACCAGGTAGGCAAATGCGAGTGGTTAGTAAGTGCTGGCCCTGAGGCTTCTGTAAACTTTTGGGCCGTCCATTGTATCGATGATGTATCTCCACCAAGGTATCCACGGATTACTCTATGGAAACAAGTCAAACTGCAGAGTCAGACGCAGTCTGCTTCAGGACAACAAAAATCCATAGATGACTCGTTTTTTGTTGAGGCTGTTATATCAAGAGGGCTATCTTCTGGCCCACCTACAACATGTTCTTTGCTTCATTTGCTGCATGATAATTCATTTATTTGGTCTCGCTTATCCTCCAATTTATCATTGAATTCTGGGGGGCATGCTTTGAGTGATTCTGCTAAAAGTTTGTCATGCTATTCATCCCAAACTATCAATCAACATGGGCATAACGGTAGCATCAAACAGGTGTCTGTCCATCCATACAGCTGTGAAATAGAGCTAGCTGTTTCCATGGATTCTAGCAGAACTCTACATTTCTGGTCTCTTTCAACCTTATCAACTCTCATATCAACTTTGCATGCACCTACTTATCCATTATGGAAGCTTTTGTGCAAATTTGATCTGTGTGACATTCAGGCAGATGTGGAATACTCATGTCTGTGTTGGGCTCCTTCTGTTATTCAACAAAATAGGTTTCTTGTCCTTGGAAGTGAAAAAGGAGCCGATTGTTTTGTAGTCAGTATTCAGAACGAAGGGGATATTCTTTCATGTCAGAAAATGTTCACAATTCCTTTCTTTGAAGGTAGTAATGCAGAAGGCCCACCTGACAGCATTCATACCATACCTTTAGCTTCTAATTGCGATGGGCCTTTTGTCAACAACAGCTTTGTAGTTGTATGTCTATGGAGGACGAGTTTTCAAGCATTATCATGGAAAGTAGTCCTACATCtagaaaatcaaaacaaatgtGGGATGTGTTTGTGTGGTTTTTCTGCTAGCTCTCTTTCTACTGCAGATCAAGGGAGACATGGAACCTACCTTAATGCTGATATGTTTTCAGCAGTTATTTGTAAAGGTTCTTCAGTCTTCCCTACATGCCTGGATGGAGAATATCCTACATGTATTTCTGCAACGCCACTGAACAATACTGTATTATCTCTACAGCAGCATGGTTCAGGAACTGCTTCATGTTATCACATTGCTACTGGGTATTCTGATGGCACTGTGAAACTGTGGAAGATGTCTTTTGCAGATAACCCTTTGCATACTGAGAAAGAGAGCCACATCTGGCAACTAGTAGGCACGTTTGGTGCCGATCGAGGACCAATTACTGCAATTTCACTGTCCAATTGTGGTAGAATTGCTACTGTTGTTAGAAATGTTCAGAAGAATACCACCTACATTCATATCTGGAAAGCAGTAAAACTCATGGGAGATGGGAGTTTTCTCCTGGAGGATGCACTAACGCTTCAAGGTCCTGTTGTTGGTTTGGATTGGCTATCTTTAGGCGATGGGAGATTTTTACTTGCAGTCTACCTTCTCAATGAGTTGCACATATATTCTCATAAGCACCCTTCCTTTAAGAATGTATTACACACTGTGAATTCAAAAGAGAAGCATCTTTGGAGCTGTATTGCACTATCCCATTCTCCACATGACATTGCTAGCTTCCTTTGGGGGCCAAAGGCAACTGGTGTGCTTGTTCATAAGAATCATCTTGCACTCTTCAGTTCATGGTTAGTAAGAGCCAATGAATCTAGTACCCATATATGTGATTGTCCAGCTGCAGACATACATGAATTGCCTTGTACTAAGCATTTTAATGAAGATATCTTTGGTAGATTCAGTTTATCAGAAAATTACAGCAACACAATGTTACTACAGAAACACAGTGCTCACTGTTCTAATGATCTATGGAACTTGTTGGATATAGCTGCCAAAATGAGTGGACCTCTGGCATCATATCACCCGAGAGCACTTATTCAGTCTCTTTATTCAG GTCAATGGAAACGGGCAAACACTGTTCTGCAGCATCTTGTTCAATCCATGCaagcaaataaaatatcaaatgcCTTGTTGGAGTGCAGTTTCTGTGGTAAATCATGCCATAATATTCCTGAATGCCCTTTGTCTGAAAGCTTCACCGATATGACATCTAATGACATATCTAATAGAGGGTTTCTTTGGGGTGACAATCAACGTAGCACAGCCTTTAGTTTGCTATCACCATCAAATTCATATCCTCGGATGGAGGATATCAACACCACCACTAGTACATCTCAAAGTTCAGAAATAAATAAGCTCCTTGCTATGAATGTTAGCATATCTACAATAAGTGACATGGAGAGAACCCAGATAGTTGCACTTTCTGATCTTTTGGGTAAAATTACTGATCAGAGCCATGCATCTCCCTATAAAAGCCTTGATGAAGCAGGGAGAAG GTTCTGGGTTGCTGTGCAGTTCGAACGCCTATATGCACTTAGGAGATCTGAAGATCCATCCAGTGCCGAAGTCTTCCATGTTGATTCTGCTTCTATCGCGTGGGCCTTACAATCTGATTGTCAGGATGATCTACTTAATTCTGTTCTTCCTGCAGAACCAAGTTGGTTTGAGATGCGAAACCTTGGTATGGGGTTATGGTACACCAACGTGTCCCAGTTAAGAACCAGG ATGGAGAAGTTGGCAAGGCTGCAATATCTTAAAAGCAAGGACCCAAAGGACTGTGCTCTTCTCTATATAGCATTAAATAGAACAAAAGTATTAGTTGGCCTATTCAAGATTAGCAGAGATGAAAAGGATAAACGTCTCTATGAGTTTCTCTCCAGGAACTTCCAG GAAGAAAAACACAAATCTGCTGCTCTAAAAAATGCATATGTGCTAATGGGAAGGCATCAATGGGAGCTTGCTATAGCATTTTTCCTCCTTGGAGGTGATACATCCTCAGCCATCAGCGTTTGTGCAAAGAACCTTCAAGATGAACAACTTGCTATTGTAATTTGTCGACTTCTTGAGGGATCTGGAGGGCCCTTGGAGCGTAATCTCATTGCTAATGTGCTGCTCCCTGAAGCAGTTGATAAAGGAGACCACTGGCTTTCAAGCCTACTTGAA TGGATGTTAGGGAACTACTCTCAGTCTGTGAATCAATTACTTGATTGCCACCTCAAGTCACTGATTGAAGAATCCAGCATTCCCGGTGATACAAATGTCTTTGCAGACCCTGGAGTGGGTCAGTATTGTGCAATCATTGCGACAAAAAGTAGTTTCAGAAACTGTGTTGGTGAAGCTCAATCTGCAAATTTATCTAAGCTTTCATTAGCAATGGCTTCATGCGCCTTGAACAGATGTGGACTGCCT CTTGAAGCACTTGAATACCTATGTTGTAACTCGGGCATAGAGGGAAAGGACAACACCTCACTGGATGGCGGAGACAAGAAGATTGTTTATGGAATATTGAACCCTTTCCATGCTTCGTCCAACTGGCTCTCAGCATCTGTAGTCAGTGATGTTGAATCAAACCTGAAAATAACTATGGCTTCAAAATATCTGTCGCGCATGCTGAGAAATCAGTCACTCTGTTCACGGTGCGGCCTACCACTAACTAAAGATAAGGTCCTGAAAGAATTCAACAGTAATCACGTGAATGAACTTTCACGTGATGTCAAGGCAGCGCTACAAGTATTCGATAAAAAATTCTCACTTCAAGTTGCTGATATAGCTGAGAAG ATCCTTACCTTTTGTTGCAACGATGGTATACTTTTTCTCGCGTATGTGTTGTTATGGGGTAGTATATCATCAGATGTTGGAACTGGTACTTGTGGTCTTGAAGGTTGTGCTTTCCATCCAATTGATTATATGTTTATGGTGTCAAGTAAGGAGAGCTGCAAGTTTCTTACACAATATGTTGTCTCCTGCTGCTTCATATGTTCTACTCTGAACATGGACTGCGCTAATACTACTCCATGCACAATGAAAGTGGGCAAGTACATTATGGCAAGTTTATCACACTTCCTGAGTACTAGCAGGTTACTTCTGAAACAAGACAAGACTAGAACTTTTGTGTTAGGTCGTACATCAGCTATGCTTACAGTTATGGACCTCCTTGAATACAACATggagttttccttttcttggttATGTCATGACATAAAAGCATTGCTTACCATGACCAGTCCAGTTATAGGTGTTTGTGTCAACAGAGAGTCCTTTCAAGTACTATTAGATCAGTTGCTGCAAGCTGTACATGATAAAATTCATGGTGTATCAATTGGCACAGATGGGGGCACAGTCAATGGTTTGTTGTGTAATATACAACAAGAAAAAAGTGAGAATCAGAGTCTTCCAATTGATGAAAAATGGCATTTGATAGGTATTTCTTTGTGGACTCGATTGTCATCTTTCATGAAACAGTTTTTGACTGAGTTCGTTGAAAAAGAGAGAATTGAACTTGAAACTAGTGCAAGTGATGTGGAATTCAAGGACCTCATATCTTCAGTTGTTGCAAAGTTTTTGATGGGCTCCCTCCATTTTGTGTCATCTTTGTTAGTAAAATTGCATGCTTCATTTTTCAGAGAGAAAGTACTGAAGAAGTTAAATTCAAGTGTGCTTTTCTGGTTATCTCAGCCAAGGTCCAACAACAATAGCCATGAGCAGTTCTCGAGTATTTTTCAGCTTGCTAACAGTGAGAACATCGAAGTCTTTTTTGATACTTTGTGGGAAATATCTGCTCATCCTGTGGATATCTGCACTGCTTTTGTGGATGAAGAAGTGAATTGCTTTCCTTTAAACAGCATTAGTTTAACACGATCCTGGAAGGCTATGACAGAAGCTACATTAGTTGAGTCTGAAAATAATTTTGCTCAAAGAAGTGAAGAAAATCGTGACAATTTTAGTTCCAAGAACGATGAGAAAATACAGAGATCAATTGACAATACCCCTTATGGTGTGGAAGTCACTTTTGAACCTAAAAGGAAAGGTTTAATTGCAGATTTTGAAAGACCCAGAGAACTTGTAAGGAGAAATGGTGAACTTCTTGAG GCAATATGTCTCAACTCTATCAATGAGCAACAAGGTGCTATCGCCACCAATCGGAAG GGCCTTGTTTTCTTCAACTGGAATGACCAGCAACATAACAAAAATTTAGCAGAGTATATATGGGCAGGATCTGATTGGCCCTTGGATGGGTGGGCTGGTTGCGAATCTACACCTACTTCAACTTCTTTTTCTCCTAGTGTTGGTCTTGGCAGAAGAAAAGGATCCCATCTTAGTTCAGGTGGACCAACTATTAGTTTAGGTTCATTGGCAAAACCTGGAAGGGACTTAACTGGTGGTGGAGCATTTGGAATTCCAGGTTATGCTGGTATCGGCGCATCTGGATTTGGGTGGGGGGAACCTGAAGAATTTGAGGATTTCGTTGATCCTCCAGCAACACTCGAGAACATCCATTCAAGAGCATTGTCTCGCCACCCATCTTTGCCATTGTTGCTAGTTGGGTCAAGCAATACTCATGTTTATTTATGGGAG TTTGGCAAAGAAAGTGCCATGGCTACCTATGGTGTTCTCCCTGCTGCTAATATCCCACCACCTTATGCCCTTGCTTCCATATCAGCTGTTCAATTTGATTATTATGGGCAACGGTTTGCTACTGCTGCATTAGATGGTACAGTTTGTACATGGCAAGTTGAGGTGGGTGGAAGAAGCAATGTCCATCCTACCGAGTCATCCCTGTGCTTTAACACCCACGCATC GGATGTCGCATTTCTGACTGCAAGTGGATCAGTTCTTGCTGCAGCTGGATGCAGTTCAAATGGTGCAAATGTTGTTATTTGGGATACATTGGCGCCACCATCCACTTGTCAAACTTCTATTATGTGTCATGAAG GAGGAGTTCGTTCTCTTTCTGTGTTTGATAGAAATATAGGCTGTGGATCTATCTCACCGCTGATTGTAACTGGTGGGAAAAGTGGAGATGTAACTTTGCATGATTTTCGGTTCATCTCTACTGGAAAGACTAAGCATCACAGAAGTTCCAACGAACATGATGTTAAGGCATCTTCAACTTCAATGCATGACACTAAGTCTGGAACTTCCAACGGTGTTAGCAACAGTGGGATGATCTGGCATATACCAAAGGCACATACAG GTAGTGTCAGCAGTGTATCAACCATCCCAAATACCAGTTTGTTCTTAACTGGAAGCAAAGATGGAGATGTGAAACTTTGGGATGCCAAAAGTTCTCAGCTAGTCTTCCATTGGCAAAAGTTGCACGAGCGGCACACCTTTTTTCAACCAACTTCTAGGGGCTTTGGTGGTGTTGTTAGG GCTGCTGTAACAGACATCCAAGTCTTACCTAATGGTTTTGTCTCATGCGGTGGGGATGGTTCTGTGAAACTTGTGCAGgtaaaaaatgattttgcagATGTACGCCCGCATTAG